Below is a window of Sulfitobacter sp. SK012 DNA.
TGGCTCTAAAAATTGGCTTTATTCAGTGCCTTGCAATGGTGCCGGGTGTGTCACGCTCGGGTGCAACGATCGTAGGTGCCTTGATGCTTGGTGCTGATAAACGCGCGGCTGCGGAATTCTCTTTCTTTCTATCAATGCCGACAATGGCCGGGGCTTTTGCATACGACCTTTATAAGAACCGCGATGTGCTAGACACGTCAGCCTTGAGCGAGATTGCTGTTGGCTTTGTAATCGCATTCATTAGTGCGGTAATGGTCGTTCGTTGGGTGCTTAGTTACGTAAGCCGACATGGCTATGCGCTTTTTGGCTGGTGGAGAATAATAGTAGGATCAATCGCGTTGGCTTTCTTGTCCTTCGGATTCTAGATGTTTTGCTTCCACCGTTTGATCTAAGCAACCAAACGATTAAATATCGTAATACTCACGATACCAAGTAACAAACTTATCAATCCCGTCCCTCAGGTCGGTTTGCGGTTTGTACCCTGTCAGTTTTTGCAGCAAATCAGCATTCGCCCAAGTGGCATAGACATCGCCCAGCTGCATTGGCATGTAATTGCGCTGCGCCTTTTTGCCGAGGCTTTGTTCAATGGCGTCTACAAAATCTAACAATCGGACCTTTTCGGAATTGCCAATGTTGACCACCCGGTAAGGTGCTACGGGTGAAAGGCTGTCTCCTTCAGGCACGATGCCGTCTTCGGGGCGCACAGGCTTGACGTCAATCAACAAACGGATGCCTCGGACTAGATCGTCAACATAAGTAAAGTCGCGAAACATGTCGCCGTGGTTGTAGATATCGATTGGGCGATCATCCAAAATCGCATCCACAAATTTGTAGTAGGCCAGATCTGGACGGCCCCACGTGCCATAGACCGTAAAAAACCGGAACATTGTCGTCGGAATGTTCCAGAGATGCGCATAGGCATGCCCCATGCTTTCATTGGCTTTTTTGGTCGCGGCATAGATCGTCAGCTGAGTTTCAGTGCGGTCGGTCTCGTGAAACGGCATTTCTGTATTGGCACCGTAAACGGACGAGGTTGATGCCATCAAAAGATGCTCCACCTCCAACCGCCGCGCCGCTTCCATCACATTGAATGTACCGATGACGTTTGTTTCCAAATATGCGCGTGGATTCTCGAGCGAGTAGCGCACACCGGCTTGCCCCGCGAGGTGTACGATGATTTCTGGTTGGAACTCACCGGCCATCGTATCAAAGAGCGCCTGATCTTCGAGCATGCCTTCGGTCATTGAGAAATTCGGCGATTGCAATAGCATCGCATGACGACGTTGTTTGAGCCGTACGTCATAGTAATCGGTCATTCCGTCGAAACCGTGGACGCGGAACCCTTCGGCAAGAAGCAACTTGGCAAGGTGGAAACCAATGAAACCAGCGGTTCCAGTAATCAAGACGCGGCGCATGGTGTGAATTTCTCTGTTGGTTGTGTTGTGACCGGGTCTACACGCCCGCCCGTCCGGCACAAAGCACTAACCGAACATCAAGAGAAGTTCCCGTTGGCAGAACCGCGTTCGCACATTGTTTGCCTATCGGCCTGGCCAATCGCTTAAGGCTTTCTCCAAACGATCCAACCCTTCTTGCAGGTTCACAGCCGTCCCGCCACCAACGCCCAGCCTTATGTGGTTCGGTTGGTCATACGCGCTGCCGGGCAGAAGGAATGTCCGGTATGGCTCAGCCAGCAGGAAGCGCGCAAACTCATCACTGTCGATCCTTTCTGGCAATCGGCCCAACCCAATGAGGCCAGCCCGTGGAGCGACCCAGCTGAGCCCGTCTTGCTCCCTGACCCAAGCATTCATCTGGGCAAGATTGCGTTGCCCCGCGTCCCGCGCATCCGCCAAAGCGCTGGCGTAGCGACCCGGTCGCAAGGCGATCTCCGCGATAACTTCGCCCATGATATTCATTATCTCGCTCGAATTTTCGCGCAAAATAACGGCGTCTCGGATCAACTCAGCATCGGGGCAAATCATCCATCCCGTGCGCAGACCTTGCAATCCTAACGCCTTGCTAACGGACCCTGTTGTGATCCCCCGTTCGTACATACCGGCCACAGACGGCGCGCGCTGGCTGTCCCATTCAAGCCCGGCATAGACCTCGTCCACCAGCAGCCACGCACCCTTGGCACTGGCAATAGTGACCAGTTCAGCCAACGCGTTTGTGCTCAGTAGATCGCCGGTGGGATTGTTGGGGTTGGTGATGAAAATCATACGTGTTTTATTCGTCACGGCATCGCGCACCTGACCCAACGGCAGTTGCCAACCGTCTTCTTCGCGCCGAGTAATCTTGACCACCTCAGCGCCAATTGCCTTAGCCAACACCTCCGCTTGGGGCCAGCCGGGCGTTTCAATCACGATCTGGTCGCCCGGTTGTAGCAACTGCATAATGGCGAGGTAATTCGCTTCTGCGGCACCTGCGGTGATCAACACGTCCTTGGCCGTACATACTCCCCCAAGGCCGGCTTGGCGCAACACATGGTCGCGCAATTCGGGCAGACCCCGAAAATCACGATTATTCCAATCCAGAGACTGGTTGGGGTCAAGGTCATCAATGAAATCGCCAAGCGTCGGCGACTGCGCAAGCGAGAAGCCCACGATGGCCTCTGGCGCGGCATCTGTGGTCTCCAGCAAATATTCAAACAACGTGTGTATCTTGACTTTCACGCCCGCGCTCCCGCCTACTAACCCCGCAAAAGGGGACTTTTCTATGAGTATCGAAGTTGCGCTGAAGGGCAAACCAAAACGGCTTGCGGTGCTGGATTACGGACTGTTTCAAGTGCACGCGAACAACCGGGTTATCGGCATTTGTGGCTTTGTCATTCAAACCGATGCAGATGAAACGGTACTGATCGACACAGGATTTCCCGCAAAATACGCGCAGGATGCTGAAGCCGCGACCATTGAGGATGACCTTGGCAGTTTGGGCCGCGTCTTATCAGTTACAACTGATAATATGGCGGGCCCACAATTGGCAAAACTGGGGCTCGCGAAATCTGACGTCACTCTCATGATTCAAAGCCATACCCATATCGATCACGTTGGCGACATGGCGGGATTTCCGGGTGTTCCAATTCTGATTTCCGCAGCAGAGCGCGCCTTACCTCGGCCGCTTTATTGGTCAGGCAAACAGACGATGGATTGGCCAGGTGCTGACTACGCGTTGGTTGATGCTGACATGGAGTTGGGCGATGGGTTCAAAGTATTGCTCTGTCCAGGCCATGCGCCCGGGCAGTTGGCTTTCCTCATCGATTTGCCCAAGACAGGTGCCGTCCTGCTCACCTCAGATGCGATTAGTCGTGCCAGTGAGGTGGACGAGAAGTTTGCAGGATCTTGGAATGTTCCACTGGCGATCCACCACGGCGACCGCCTGATGCAACTGGCTTCCGAGCGCGATGCATTGGTCATCTATGGCCACAGCCCCGAGCAATGGCCGACGCTGCGCAAAGCACCGAATTGGTTTACCTGACGTCGCGCCCTTGGTTGAGGATAATGACATTCCCGCTTGATACATCGCCTGCTGGCGAAATCAGAAAACCAACCCAAGCGGCTATCTCAGCTGGTTGCATTGCGCGGCCATGCGGCATTTGAGCAATGGCCTTCGCCAACACTTCTTCACTCAAGACACCAAAAAGCGGCGTCTCCGTCATGGCAGGCGCGATTGAATTTACCGCAATTTTCTCATGCGCATAACGCCGCGCTAGGTCCTTGGTCAGCGTATCAAGGGCGGCCTTCGAAGCACGGTAATGCGGCGGGTCAAACACATCGAAATTATACGCCCCATTAGATGAAATATTGACGATCTTGCGGACGCCTTCACGGCCGGCCATCAGTTTAATCGCTTTCTGACAGCAGTAGAACGCACCGGTAAAGTTGAGCTTCATCTGCTGCTCGAACTCATCTGCCGGAATATCGGGGAATTCAGACATAAAGCAGGTGCCGGCGTTGTTAACCAATGCATCAATGCCGCCGTGCTTTGTTGCAATCTGTGCAAACGTCGCCTTGATCGCCTCTGCATCCATTAAATCTGTGGTCGCCGCCTCGAACCCGTCCTGCGCCATTTCAGCCAAGCCGTGCGCATCGATATCAAGCCCGACCACATGCATCCCGTCTGCAATCAATCGCGCACAAATCGCGCGCCCCATGCCGCCAGCGGCTCCTGTTACGATTGCTATCTTCATCAGTCCCGCAATTCCCCTCGGTTGGCGTTCTGCCTCATGTCGTTAAGTGTAGACGTCGCAATTTTTCGGCGCAAGCTGAGGGCCGGCCCGATCGCTCAAGTCACGCATCCGCAAAGTATACATTTGACGCATCGCGCCAAATGAAACCAAGCTCTTTGTGTGACCCACTTCCCTGGATACCCGAAGCGATACCGGCAAGCAGCATGCGGCACTTTGACCAGTTCGACCACAAACTAAGTAAACAATCCCTCCACGCAAAGCACTCGACGTTTTCCACTTGCGGCCAGCAGGAACTTTGGCAAATCTAGAAGTTTCAAAAAAACCCTTTGAATGCTATGAAACTTTTGCATTTCTGATGCAGTTCTGCGCAAGTTGACGAACCCATAACGCCAGGAGTTTACGTGTCCCTTTTCATTATCGTTGCCCTGCCATTCTTTGGAGCGTTGCTTCCGGGTATCATGAATTCCGCTGGTCGATCCGCCTGCGCTGGCGTGACGTTCACTGTCTCGCTTGCAGCGTTTATCGGTCTGCTGACGAACCTGCCGACGGTGCTGGCTGGCGAGGTGGTGATGGCGCGGGTCGATTGGATGCCGATCTTAGGCCTGAATTTTACCTTGATGCTAGATGGGTTGGGCTTTTTCTTTGCCCTGTTGATCCTTGGGATCGGGCTACTGATCATCGCTTATGCGCGGAATTACCTTAGCCGTGACGACAATATGGGCCAGTTTTTTACCTACCTGCTGCTTTTTCAAGGCGCGATGGTTGGGATCGTTCTGAGCGACAACATCCTTTTGCTTTTGGTTTTCTGGGAACTCACATCGCTCTCGTCCTTCTTGTTGATTGGGTATTGGAAACATCTGCCGGAGGGTCGGCAAGGCGCGCGGATGGCCTTGACGGTAACCGGCATGGGTGGCCTCGCGATGATCGGTGGCATGCTGATTTTGGGACAGATCGTCGGCAGCTATGACCTGAGCGTCATTCTCCAGCATCGCGAATTGATCCAGGCGGACCCGCTTTATGTACCCGCACTGATCTTGATCTTGCTGGGCTGTTTTACCAAGTCGGCGCAGTTCCCGTTTCACTTTTGGCTACCGCACGCGATGGCCGCACCCACCCCTGTTTCCGCCTACCTGCACTCGGCGACGATGGTAAAAGCTGGCATCTTCTTGATGGCGCGGATGTGGCCAGTGCTTTCAGGTACACCTGAATGGTTCATGATCGTCACAACGGCCGGGCTTGTGACCATGATTCTGGGCGCGGTTATTGCGCTCTTTAAGCACGACCTGAAGGCGCTTTTGGCTTTCTCAACGGTCAGCCATTTGGGTCTAATCACCATGTTACTTGGGACCGGCACCGCCTTTGGTGCCATGGCGGCGGTGTTTCACATCCTCAACCACGCGACCTTTAAGGCCGCGCTGTTTATGTCCGCTGGAATCATTGATCACGAGGCGCACACCCGCGACATCCGACGCCTAGGTGGTTTGCGAAAACTGATGCCGGTCACGTTCGTGATCGCGTGTCTGGCCGCCCTGTCGATGGCAGGCATTCCGCTCCTTAATGGGTTTCTCTCAAAAGAGATGATGCTGGAGGAAGCCAACCATACAGTGCTCTTCGGTTGGCCATTGCTAGTACCGGTTATGGCAACGGCTGGATCGATCTTTTCTGCAGCCTATTGTTTCCGTTTGATCGGCCATGTTTTCCTTGGCCCAGTGCGCGACGACTATCCAGCCAAGCCGCATGATCCGGGCGTCGGCCTATGGCTACCGCCAGGTATTCTGGTGGTCTTAGTTGTTGTGATTGGCGTCGCACCATTCGTAGCGGAGCCCTTCGTGAAAATGGTCACCGCCTCCGTATTAGGTGGTGAGGTCCCGGTACCAAATG
It encodes the following:
- a CDS encoding GDP-mannose 4,6-dehydratase, whose protein sequence is MRRVLITGTAGFIGFHLAKLLLAEGFRVHGFDGMTDYYDVRLKQRRHAMLLQSPNFSMTEGMLEDQALFDTMAGEFQPEIIVHLAGQAGVRYSLENPRAYLETNVIGTFNVMEAARRLEVEHLLMASTSSVYGANTEMPFHETDRTETQLTIYAATKKANESMGHAYAHLWNIPTTMFRFFTVYGTWGRPDLAYYKFVDAILDDRPIDIYNHGDMFRDFTYVDDLVRGIRLLIDVKPVRPEDGIVPEGDSLSPVAPYRVVNIGNSEKVRLLDFVDAIEQSLGKKAQRNYMPMQLGDVYATWANADLLQKLTGYKPQTDLRDGIDKFVTWYREYYDI
- a CDS encoding pyridoxal phosphate-dependent aminotransferase; this translates as MKVKIHTLFEYLLETTDAAPEAIVGFSLAQSPTLGDFIDDLDPNQSLDWNNRDFRGLPELRDHVLRQAGLGGVCTAKDVLITAGAAEANYLAIMQLLQPGDQIVIETPGWPQAEVLAKAIGAEVVKITRREEDGWQLPLGQVRDAVTNKTRMIFITNPNNPTGDLLSTNALAELVTIASAKGAWLLVDEVYAGLEWDSQRAPSVAGMYERGITTGSVSKALGLQGLRTGWMICPDAELIRDAVILRENSSEIMNIMGEVIAEIALRPGRYASALADARDAGQRNLAQMNAWVREQDGLSWVAPRAGLIGLGRLPERIDSDEFARFLLAEPYRTFLLPGSAYDQPNHIRLGVGGGTAVNLQEGLDRLEKALSDWPGR
- a CDS encoding MBL fold metallo-hydrolase, encoding MSIEVALKGKPKRLAVLDYGLFQVHANNRVIGICGFVIQTDADETVLIDTGFPAKYAQDAEAATIEDDLGSLGRVLSVTTDNMAGPQLAKLGLAKSDVTLMIQSHTHIDHVGDMAGFPGVPILISAAERALPRPLYWSGKQTMDWPGADYALVDADMELGDGFKVLLCPGHAPGQLAFLIDLPKTGAVLLTSDAISRASEVDEKFAGSWNVPLAIHHGDRLMQLASERDALVIYGHSPEQWPTLRKAPNWFT
- a CDS encoding SDR family NAD(P)-dependent oxidoreductase, with the protein product MKIAIVTGAAGGMGRAICARLIADGMHVVGLDIDAHGLAEMAQDGFEAATTDLMDAEAIKATFAQIATKHGGIDALVNNAGTCFMSEFPDIPADEFEQQMKLNFTGAFYCCQKAIKLMAGREGVRKIVNISSNGAYNFDVFDPPHYRASKAALDTLTKDLARRYAHEKIAVNSIAPAMTETPLFGVLSEEVLAKAIAQMPHGRAMQPAEIAAWVGFLISPAGDVSSGNVIILNQGRDVR
- a CDS encoding monovalent cation/H+ antiporter subunit A, with translation MSLFIIVALPFFGALLPGIMNSAGRSACAGVTFTVSLAAFIGLLTNLPTVLAGEVVMARVDWMPILGLNFTLMLDGLGFFFALLILGIGLLIIAYARNYLSRDDNMGQFFTYLLLFQGAMVGIVLSDNILLLLVFWELTSLSSFLLIGYWKHLPEGRQGARMALTVTGMGGLAMIGGMLILGQIVGSYDLSVILQHRELIQADPLYVPALILILLGCFTKSAQFPFHFWLPHAMAAPTPVSAYLHSATMVKAGIFLMARMWPVLSGTPEWFMIVTTAGLVTMILGAVIALFKHDLKALLAFSTVSHLGLITMLLGTGTAFGAMAAVFHILNHATFKAALFMSAGIIDHEAHTRDIRRLGGLRKLMPVTFVIACLAALSMAGIPLLNGFLSKEMMLEEANHTVLFGWPLLVPVMATAGSIFSAAYCFRLIGHVFLGPVRDDYPAKPHDPGVGLWLPPGILVVLVVVIGVAPFVAEPFVKMVTASVLGGEVPVPNAHFKIWHGFVPALYMSIIATVGGLMMLMIFNPTLRFWDATPRPEAKTIFDVIIGVSVRLAKGVILPLHNGSFSRYAAIGSVTIIALGLHAWMSGTVGPQTRTMQAAGPVEIAGWAMLVAATAGLVLMHRSRFLSLILIGIVGLMVSIGFVFFSAPDLAMTQFTVEVVTIILLLLALNFLPNRTPVESSVLRRVRDAAIGVAGGLATFALAYHYLLRDAVSSPISEFHLANSYKGGGGTNVVNVILVDFRGFDTYGEIIVLGIAALLIYALTETLLGGPVRARLLNRKPDQPRAGDMHPMMMVVLTRVIMPVVLLVGFYIFWRGHNEPGGGFIAGLIVSIAVVMQYMASGFSWASARLKYPYHGVIGAGVLIAGATGIGSWFVGKPFLTSDFTYVRIPPFEKFELATAALFDLGVFLAVVGAVMLSLESFSRLARRAHVPDSDHPMDIDPSRDDPPADPAASVKEGV